CAGCATGATCGCGTTCTTCGTCACGATGCCCATCAGCATGAGAATGCCGATCCATACCGGGGTGGTGAGCTGTTTGCCGGTGACGAACAGCGCCAGGATCGCTCCGCCGATCGAGAGCGGCAGCGAGAACAGGATGGTGATCGGCTGCAGGAACGTGCCGAACAGCAGCACCAGCACCGCATAGACCATCATCAAGCCGGCGCTGATCGCAGTCGCGAAGCCGTCGGAGAGTTCGTTCAGGCTCTCCGCGTCGCCGGATTGGCCGACCTTGACGCCCTTCGGCAGGCTCTTCATCACCGGAAGTTCGTAAATCTGCTTCATCGCGTCGCCGAGCGCGGCGGTGCCAACGAGATCGGCCGCAACGGTTGCCTGCCGTTCGCGGTCATAGCGGTTGATGCTGGTCGGCCCCTGGTCGAGCTGGATATCGGCAACGACGGAGAGCGGCACGTTGCCGCGGCCGCCGCCAAACGGCACGCGCAGCTGCTCGAGGATCTTCAGGTCGCTGCGCGCACTTTCGTCGAACTGCACGCGGATCGGAATCTGCCGGTCGCCGGCATCGAACTTGGCAAGCGCAGGCCCGACGTCGCCGATCGTCGCGACGCGGATGGTTTCGGACAGACTTTCGGTGGACACGCCGAGCCGTGCGGCGAGGTCGGCGCGCGGCTGGATCCGCAATTCGGGCCGGTCGAGCGACGTTTCCGAGTTGACGTTGGCGATCAGCGGAATCCGCTTCATCTGGATCGCGAGTTCATTGGCGACGTTGCTGACGATGCCGATCTCGGGACCGGTGACGATCAGCGAGATCGCGCGCAGGCCGTTCTCGTCGAGGAACCAGTAGCGGATGTCGGGTACGTTTTCGAGGTCCTTGCCGATCTCGAGTTCGAGCTCGCGCTGGCTGATCTTGCGATCGCCTTTCGGGGTGTAGTTGATGATCAGCGCGGCGCGGCGGACCTCGCTGATGCCGGGCGGCACGCGGCCGCCGTCGACGAAGACGCTCTTCACCTCGGGGCGCTTGCGCAGGCGGGCGACGATCTCCTCGGTGGTGTTCTCGGTGAAGGAGAGCTGCGATCCCGGCGGCAGCTCCAGCGCGAGCAGCGAGCGCGCCGTATCCTGAGCCGGAAGGAAGCCTTGCGGCAGCAGCTTGATGCTGAGGACCGACAGCGCGAACACGCCGAGGCCAAGCAGCACGGTCAGGACATAGTGCCGCGTCGACCATTGCACCAGGCGGTGATAGGCGCGCAGGATCATGCCCGGTGGCGGGTCGTCGTGATGATTGTCCTTCAGGAAGTAGGCGGCAAGCACCGGCGTCACGAAGCGGGCGGCGAGCAGGGAGAAAAACACCTGCACGGAGACGGTGATGCCGAACTGCTTGAAGAACTGTCCGGCGATGCCGGACATGAAGCTTGCAGGCGCAAAGATCGCGATGATCGTCAGGCTGATCGCGATCACCGCGAGGCCGATCTCGTCGGCGGCCTCCAGCGCCGCGCGATAGGGCGATTTGCCCATCCGCATGTGCCGGACGATGTTTTCGATCTCGACGATCGCGTCATCGACGAGAATACCCGTGCTCAGCGTGATGGCGAGGAAGCTCACGAGATTGAGCGAGAAGCCGAGCAGGTCCATCACCCAGAACGCCGGGAAGATCGACAGCGGCAGCGAGACGGCGGCGATCACGGTCGCGCGCAGGTCGCGCAGGAAGACGAATACGATGATGACGGCGAGCGCGGCGCCTTCGAACAGGGTCGAGATTGCCGCTTCGTAGTTGCCCTCGGTGAAATCGACCGACGTGTCGATGAGCTGCAGATCGACGTCCGGGTTGGTGGTTTTCAATTCGTCGATGCGCTTCTGCACCGCCTTAGCGACGATCACGTCGCTTGCGCCCTTCGAGCGCTTGATGCCGAGGGCGACGACGGGCTCGCCGTTGAAGCGAGCGAACGTGCGGCGATCGGCGATGGTATCGGTCACGGTGCCGAGGTCGTCGAGGCGGACCTCGCCGCCGGCCGGCAGGCTGATCATGGTGCCGGCGAGCTCATTCAGCGTGCGCGCGCCGGCCAGCGTGCGGATCGCCTGGTCGTTTTTGCCGATTTCGGCGCGGCCACCAGCTAGATCGACGTTGGAACCGCGTAGCCGCCGACTAACGTCGATCGCGGTCAAGCCTACCGCCTGCAGGCGGTCGGGATCGAGCGATACCAGAATCTCGCGTTCGACGCCGCCGATGCGTTCGACCTGGGCTACGCCGCGCACGCCCTGCAGGGCGCGTTTGACCACGTCGTCAACGAACCACGACAGCTGCTCCGGGGTCTTGCCGGGAGCGATCGCGGCATAAGTGACGATCGGCAGTCCGACCACATCGACACGCTGGATCAACGGCTCGTTGATGTTCTGCGGCAGATTGCTGCGAACGCGGGTCACCGCGTCTTTGATGTCGTTCAGGGCGCGGTCGGTGTTGGTCTCGAGGCTGAACTGGATCGTCGTCACCGACAAACCGTCGGTAATCGACGAGGTGATGTGGCGGACGTTCTCGACGCCGGAGACACCGTCTTCGATGGTCTTCGTGACCTGCGATTCGAGCTCGGCCGGCGCGGCGCCGAACTGCGCAACAGCGACCGAGATCACCGGAATGTCGGCATTGGGCAGGCGGGTGACCGCGAGCTTGGTGAAGCTCATCCAGCCCAGGATCAGAAGGATGATCGAGAACACCACCGATGGCAGGGGGTTGCGGATCGACCATGCCGAAATGTTCAAAGCCATTGGCGTACTGTTCCCCTCATCCCGTCAAACCCGGCGGCGCGCCGGCCTGGCTGGGCACGCTGACCTAGCGCCCGCGCGACCGATCGATGTCGTCGGCGAAGATCATCTTGATCTTGTCGCCGTCATGCAGCGAGGTTCCGGCATTGGCGACGATAATGTCGCCTTCCTTCAAGCCTTCACGGATTTCAATGTGAGTGTCGGAGAATAACCCGACCTGGACCCGGCGTGTCTCGACCGTGTTGTCCTTGATGACCTGCACGGTCGAATGGTCGAGCGCCGACTTCGGCACCGAGACGCCGCAACTGCGGTTCGCGTCGATGGTCGCGCGCGCAAACATGCCGACCTTGATCGCCGGGTTGCGGGCGATGGCGATGCGCGCCTTGCCGAGCTGCGTGCGCCGGTCGATCTCGGGGGCGACGAGACGAACGCGTCCGTTGACTTCGGGGCCGCCGTCGATGCTGATGCGCGCGGTCGCATCCGGCTTCAGCTTCAGCACATGGATGTTGGGAACCTCGGCGTCGAGTTCGATCTCGTTGTCGATGGCGATCCGGAAAAGCGGGCCGAGCTGCGGCGAGGCAAAAGCGCCGGCGCGGGCGTTGGCCTGGATGATGCGCCCTGCGGCGGGCGCGCGGAGCGTGACGACGCCGGAGCGGCTCGCCTGCGGATTTTGCGCGGCCTGTGCGAGTGCCGCAGGCCCGCCGAGCCGCACCAGCTCCTGGTTCTCGGTGACCTGGTCGCCGTCCCGCACCAGCACCTCGCTGACGCGGAAGCCTTCCTGATCGACGCCGACGACAGCCTCGCGACGCGGGACGAGAAAGCCGGTCACGCGGACCATGTCGGAGAAGCAGGCGTTGGTCGCCTTGACGACGATGACGATCGCCCCGCCGGACTTGCCACCCGAAGTCTCCTTTTCGGCGGCCGCCGTTGCCGCGGACGGAAGCGAGGAAAGCAAGACCCCGGTGAGCGCGACTGCTGTAACGATCTTGAGCATGAGCGGGTTTAAATCACGTCTGGATCGGCATGGCGATAAGCAATCAGCGCCCTACCGGCGCAGGGCGCTGATTGTCTGCTCCAGATCACACAAGCGGTCAGTTGCCCGCCACCTTGCTGCTTGCCATGTTCACCACCTGGACGCGGCGATTTTCGCCGCCGGTCGGATCGGCCGGATTTTTCAGCTTGGTTTTGCCGTAACCGACCGTGACGAGATCGCCCGCGGGAATCGCGAATTTCTCCATCAGGTATTTCTTCAGCGAGTCGGCGCGGCGTTCGGACAGGTCCTGATTGTAGGCCTCGCCGCCGGTCGCATCGGTGTGGCCGGCCAGAACGAACGTCGTTCCTTTCAGGTCCGGATTGGTCAGCGCCTTGCCGAGGGCGGTGACGGACGGCAGCGCCTTCTGACTGATCGTCGCCGAATTGTAATCGAACGTAATCTCGAGATCGATATTCGGCTTGTCCTTGGCAATCGCTGCAATCTGTTCGCGCTCGCCGATCGAGAGCGAACGCGTCGTACGATTTCGAATCTGATCGACGAATTTGGCTTCTTCCGCCGCCTTGGCCGTATCCGCGGGCGGTGTCGCGGACAGGCTGCGGGTCAGGCGCTTCGGCGTCAACGCCCTGAGGATCTGATCCTCGGTGGCGTCGTCGGCGGCAACCGCAAGGCCGGCTGTCAATGACACGGCAACGCCGGCTGCGACAACCGCACGGACGATGGCTTTTCCATATTGTCCAAGGACAGTCGACATCTCACCCTCCTGCGTTATGGCCGCCCGCCTCCGCGCGGCTTTCTGCTTGTCATGTGTCGTTCTGCGTCGTCATTGCGTTCAAATCTGCAAGGCCCAGGAACGCGAAAAAAGACCGGTCTCGAAACAATTTTAACGGATACCGTAACCAGCAAACTCGCCGACAATATTCGGATCGATCGCCTTGGCCGCGTCGATGTCGCGGCTGCCGGCGGCCGCAGCGCCGCTGCGCTGGCGGGCCAGCCCGCGCCCATAGAGCGAGGAGGCGAGCTTGGGATTGAGCTGCAGCGCAGCACTGAAATCGGAGATCGCGTTGGTGTGCTGGCCGCTCTTCAAGTTGACGAGCCCGCGGCTGTCCAGCGCATCGACGAAATTCGGGCGGAGCTGCAGCGCGTCGTTGCAATCCTTCAGCGCCGCCTGCAGCTCGCCGAGGATGGTCTTCACCCAGCAACGGTTGTTCAATGCCTCGACGTCGCGCGGATTCAGGCGGATGGCGTCGTCGAAATCCCGCACCGCCTGCGGATAGGCGCCCTTCACCGCATAGAGCTGCCCGCGCTTATAGAAGGCCGCCTGGTCGTTCGGATTGGCCGAAATCAGGCCGGTCAGTTCCTTGATCGCGGGTTCGTCGTTGATCGCGGCGAGCCGCTTCTCGGCCTCGCTTTGTTGCGGCGCGGCAGGTTCCGGCGTCGACGCGGACTGGCTTGCGGGAGCGGCCGGTTGCGGCTCCGTCGTCGCAGGCGCGGCGGCCGGCGGAGGGGCCGCTTGCGGTTCGACCAGTTTGGGTTCGGGTGCGTCGAGCTTTTCGAGCGTCGGGACCCGCGGCGGGGTAATCTCCTTCGGCTCTGGCAGCGGCGGCTTGGGATCGAGGCTGGCCTGGGTCCGCGGCCCGAACGAGAACTCCTCGGCCAGGGACGACGAGAACCAGGGAATCTGATCGCCTTTCGAGACCCGTGAGACACCGACCCGCGTGCGGTTGAAGGCTTCCTCGGCGGTGAGATCGGGGACGCGGATTTCCTTCAGCAGTTCGGTGACGAAGAGGCTGCGGTCCGCGCTAGAATCGTTGACGACGGCACCGGGCGGAGCCGAATACATCACCAGCGTCCCGCGCGGCGCCGTCACCGGGGCGAGGCCGGTCGAGAACTGACGGAAGCGCCGCTCGAACGGATTGCGGCGCGACGCATCCAGCACGGCGATCTTCACGCTCGCGCCGCGGCTGTTCAACTCGCTTAGGACAGCGTCGAGGCTAATGCCATCGCGGCGGACATCCTTCTCGTCCCAGATCGCGCTATCGACCGGGATCATGAAGCTCTGCCGGCCGGATTGAATGCCGTAGCCGCTGAAGAACACCATGGCGACGGTGCCGGGCTTGATCTTGTCATAGAATGCGTTGATCGCCCGCTTCATGGCGTCGCCGGACAGATTCTCGCCGGTTGCGACCTCGAAGCCGGCGCGCTTCAGCTCGTCAGCCACCGCGCGCATGTCGTTGATCGGCTCCTTTAAAGGAGCGTCGCTGTCCGGATACTTTGCATTGCCGATGACAAGCGCGAATCTGGCTTCGTTCGCATGAACTCGTCCGGAAAGAACGAGCGATAACGCCAAAAACAGCAAGATAACCAGGCGCATCATCATGCCCACGCGGTTCAGGCACATCTCCAGGAAAGCCAAAGCCCGCCGACATTACTCCAGGGATTCGGCTTTATCAAACCGCGATGCAACAGCTGTGTCATGGGAGCGACACCAGCCGGCGTGCAAGGCGTGCTGAACGGACGCGCCATTCAGTATGCGACGCCGAGGACCAGCCATGGCGTGGAGGTCGGCCGGCTGCACCAGAACAGGAAGCAGTGCGGTGCGCGCGCTGCCTCTGTCGATGCAATCTGTCGCATCGAGAGATGCTGGCGAGGCTTGCGTGGCTTGGGCTTGGAAGCGGCGAATTCGGCGCGTGCCGACGTGGCGAGCTGACCTGGGGTGAGCTGACCTGGGGCGAGCTGACTTGTGGAGACCGGACTTGTCGCGAGCTGACCTGACGCCGCATCCGTTGCGAGGGCGCCGGTCGGCAGCATCAACGAGGCGACAAGAAACGCTGCCGCGAACACAGCCGCGCCATTCGCGGCCGTACCCTTCAATGCGAGTGTCTTCAATGCGAGCGTCTTAGTCATGAATGCTCTTGTCATGAAGGCTTCTGCCATGAGTCTTTCTGCGATGAAGAGTCTTTCTGCGATGAATGCCTTGGTCACAGAGTGTGCCTCGATCGGCAAACCGATCGAGATGTCATAAATTTCTTCATCCGCCGAACGGGTGAAAGACATAGAGTCACGCGCGGCTCACGCTCAACGGACGGCAGTTTACCATCGGCGTGATGGACTGACCACATCTGCAAATACCTTCTGCCCTGGGCGCCAATGTCGAGGCGCCAATGTCGAGATCGCAGGCCTAAAAGCCGACACCGATCATGGTGGCTGCTCGACCGCCGCCACCACCCGAACTCGAGGCCTGCTGACGCTGCTGCTGCCTGGGCTGCTGTTTTGGCGTCTCGCGGCGTTGCGCTTGCTGCTTGCGCTCGGGTTCACGGCGAACCGCGACCGGCTTGGCCGGTTGCGGTGCCGGTTTGATGACGGGCTTGGCCACGGCCACGCAGGTCGCCCCCTGCGCGGTGTGCCCACTCGGACACACGAGCGGACAGGTGAATGCGGCCTGTTTGCTGAGTTCGGCGACCAGATCCTCGGTCACTTTCGAGTCGGCCCTCGCCCGCTTCTTCAGCGACAGATACTTGGTGAGGCTGGAGCGCGTGTCGTCGGTCATCACGCCGGTCGCCTCGCCGGTGTAGCAGTTGATGCGGGTGAGCTGGGTCTGCGCGGCCTTGATCAGGTCCGGCGTGTTGATGGTCCACGCTTCGAGCTTGGCGGTGATCTGCGGCTTGATGCGGGCGCAGGTCGCCGTCTGCGCGAAGCGTTTCAGGCTTTCGACATTGGTGCTCTCGCTGCCCTTGGCGACGATCGCATCGAAAAGCTCGCCTTCGGTCTTGCAGACGGCTTCTTCAGCCGCCGCAGCTTCGGCCTTCTTGCGTTCAGCCTCGGCCTGGCGAGCGACCCGTTCGCTTTCCTGGCGCAGCTTTTCGGCTTCGGCTGCGGCCTTGGTGCGTGCGGCCTCTTCCGCCTTGCGCCGGGCTTCCTCCGCGCGCCGTTCAGCCTCTGCGGCCTTGGCCTTCTGCGCGGCTTCGGCGGCCGCGGCTCGGCGTTCCTCGTCCTCGCGGCGCTTTGCGGCGGCGGCTTCCGCCTTCTTGCGCTCGGCCTCCTCGCGCGCGGCACGGGCCGCGGCGTCACGTTCGCGCGCGTTCTGCTCGAGAATGTCGATGCGATGCTGGGCCGTCACCGCCAGCGTCGAATCCGGAAATTGTTTGACGAAGGTCTTCAGCGCGGCGATGTCGCTCGTGTCCTTCACCCGTTCCCAGGCGAGCAGTTCGCGCGTAGAGGGGCCGCGGGGCGGCTGTGGGACCGGGGCCGGCTCAAGGGCTGCGAACTTCGCAAGCTGTTCGCGCGCGAGATCGGCGTAGAAGCCAGTCTTGTGGTTCGACAGGAAGACCTCCCAAGCGCCCTTGGTGCCGACCTTCTCCACCAGCTGATAGTCCGTCTTCACGTCGCTGATCGAGGCGACCGCGCTCTGCCCTTCGGGCAGGGCCGCCACCAGCGAGTAGTTGCCGCCGCCGAGCGAACCATAGACGAACGGCTCCTGACGTCCGGACGTGGACTTCATCACCTCGTCCTTGACGCGGCCGAAGGCGAGGCGGAGATCGAGGCCCGGCACCGTGAGATGCTTCAGCAGCGCAGCGGTGAACGGGCTGTGGTCGCGATCGCCGTCTTCGGCCGTTGACCCGGCCTTCGCGGCGTAAGCGATCAGCGTGTCGGTGCTGGACGGTTCGACCTTGCTGAGACCCGAAGACACCGCGCGCAAGGCCGCGCGACTTTCGCGACGCATCTTGCCGGCATAGGGATTGTCCCGGCAGGCATCGAGAATGATCACCCGCAGCTTTCTGGCGCCATCCGCCGACAGGACGAGCCGGTCGAGCGGGATCGCCTCGTCGGGCGCGTCACGGTCGCTGGCGAGCTTGGCATCGATCGGGATCAGATAATTGGTGCCGCCGATTTCGATGCCATGACCGGCATAGAACAGCACCGCGATGTCGGCATCGACGGCCGTGTCTTCAAACTTGCGGATCGCGCGCTTGAAGTCGAGATTGCCGACGTCGAGATGGGTCTCGATCGTATCGAAGCCGGCGTCCTTGAAGAGCTTGGCGATTGCATTGGCGTCGCGGGCCGGATTTGGCAGCTGGGGCACGGCAGAGTAGTTGGAGTTGCCGACAATGAGCGCCACGCGCCGTTCGGCCAACGCCTGCCCGGGCGTCAGAGCGAGCATCGCCCATCCGATCACAGCGGCTATCGTCAGAAAGCGCTTCATCGCACTCCGGCACCGGTGCGAACGGATCAGCCGTCGCATGCCCGCCCATGGTCAATCGATCAGATGCCGCCGAACATGCCGGCAGGATCATCTCGATGAAACCTCAAGCATCCCAGAAATTTAGCGTCTTCCGCACGCCCGATCAATTGTCCTCATGAAGGGCGGACGTGCGGAGCGTTATTCGGGCCGCAACCAACTGAGTGCAGGCGCGGTGCGGCGGTTAAGGTTATTTGCTGGCGGTTTCTTGCGTGGCCATGTTGACGACCTGCACGCGGCGGTTTTCTGCGGCATTCGGGTCGGCCTTGTTCTTCAATTCGCTCTTGCCGTAGCCGGTCGAGACCAGGTTCTCGGTCGGAATCTTGTAGTTTTCCATCAGAAACTTCTTCACGGTCTCGGCGCGCCGTTCGGACAGGGATTGGTTGTAGCCGTCCGATCCCTTCGCGTCGGTATGGCCGCCGAGGAGGAAGATCGAGCCGGTCAGTTCGGGGCTTGTGAGGGCCTTGCCGAGGCTGTGCAGTTGCGGCTCCGCCGTCGGCGTGATCGCCGCCGAATTGTATTCGAAGTTGATTTCCAGATCGACGGCGGGCCGGGTCTTGGCCATCGAGGCGACCTGTTGGCGGTCGGCGATCGACAGCGAGCGGGTCTTGCGGATGCGGTTGATGAAAGCCACGTCGTTCTGGTTGAGAGCCGGGGCAGCGGTCGTCGTGCTGCTCAGGCTGCGGGTTATTTTCGGGGTCTTCAGCTTGTCGACGATCTGTTGATCGGTGAGATCGCGGGCCATCGAGGCTCCGCTCACAGTGCCCAGCGC
The sequence above is drawn from the Afipia sp. P52-10 genome and encodes:
- a CDS encoding efflux RND transporter permease subunit, with protein sequence MALNISAWSIRNPLPSVVFSIILLILGWMSFTKLAVTRLPNADIPVISVAVAQFGAAPAELESQVTKTIEDGVSGVENVRHITSSITDGLSVTTIQFSLETNTDRALNDIKDAVTRVRSNLPQNINEPLIQRVDVVGLPIVTYAAIAPGKTPEQLSWFVDDVVKRALQGVRGVAQVERIGGVEREILVSLDPDRLQAVGLTAIDVSRRLRGSNVDLAGGRAEIGKNDQAIRTLAGARTLNELAGTMISLPAGGEVRLDDLGTVTDTIADRRTFARFNGEPVVALGIKRSKGASDVIVAKAVQKRIDELKTTNPDVDLQLIDTSVDFTEGNYEAAISTLFEGAALAVIIVFVFLRDLRATVIAAVSLPLSIFPAFWVMDLLGFSLNLVSFLAITLSTGILVDDAIVEIENIVRHMRMGKSPYRAALEAADEIGLAVIAISLTIIAIFAPASFMSGIAGQFFKQFGITVSVQVFFSLLAARFVTPVLAAYFLKDNHHDDPPPGMILRAYHRLVQWSTRHYVLTVLLGLGVFALSVLSIKLLPQGFLPAQDTARSLLALELPPGSQLSFTENTTEEIVARLRKRPEVKSVFVDGGRVPPGISEVRRAALIINYTPKGDRKISQRELELEIGKDLENVPDIRYWFLDENGLRAISLIVTGPEIGIVSNVANELAIQMKRIPLIANVNSETSLDRPELRIQPRADLAARLGVSTESLSETIRVATIGDVGPALAKFDAGDRQIPIRVQFDESARSDLKILEQLRVPFGGGRGNVPLSVVADIQLDQGPTSINRYDRERQATVAADLVGTAALGDAMKQIYELPVMKSLPKGVKVGQSGDAESLNELSDGFATAISAGLMMVYAVLVLLFGTFLQPITILFSLPLSIGGAILALFVTGKQLTTPVWIGILMLMGIVTKNAIMLVDFAIESIKSGMERDQAIVDAGMKRARPIVMTTIAMAAGMLPSALAFGAGGEFRSPMALAVIGGLLFSTVLSLIFVPSMFLLMDDVGKFCWRMGRKFIVTSADGQEPPQTHSDDQGKPPPSGAATTSAAASH
- a CDS encoding efflux RND transporter periplasmic adaptor subunit, with amino-acid sequence MLKIVTAVALTGVLLSSLPSAATAAAEKETSGGKSGGAIVIVVKATNACFSDMVRVTGFLVPRREAVVGVDQEGFRVSEVLVRDGDQVTENQELVRLGGPAALAQAAQNPQASRSGVVTLRAPAAGRIIQANARAGAFASPQLGPLFRIAIDNEIELDAEVPNIHVLKLKPDATARISIDGGPEVNGRVRLVAPEIDRRTQLGKARIAIARNPAIKVGMFARATIDANRSCGVSVPKSALDHSTVQVIKDNTVETRRVQVGLFSDTHIEIREGLKEGDIIVANAGTSLHDGDKIKMIFADDIDRSRGR
- a CDS encoding OmpA family protein, with amino-acid sequence MSTVLGQYGKAIVRAVVAAGVAVSLTAGLAVAADDATEDQILRALTPKRLTRSLSATPPADTAKAAEEAKFVDQIRNRTTRSLSIGEREQIAAIAKDKPNIDLEITFDYNSATISQKALPSVTALGKALTNPDLKGTTFVLAGHTDATGGEAYNQDLSERRADSLKKYLMEKFAIPAGDLVTVGYGKTKLKNPADPTGGENRRVQVVNMASSKVAGN
- a CDS encoding caspase family protein translates to MMMRLVILLFLALSLVLSGRVHANEARFALVIGNAKYPDSDAPLKEPINDMRAVADELKRAGFEVATGENLSGDAMKRAINAFYDKIKPGTVAMVFFSGYGIQSGRQSFMIPVDSAIWDEKDVRRDGISLDAVLSELNSRGASVKIAVLDASRRNPFERRFRQFSTGLAPVTAPRGTLVMYSAPPGAVVNDSSADRSLFVTELLKEIRVPDLTAEEAFNRTRVGVSRVSKGDQIPWFSSSLAEEFSFGPRTQASLDPKPPLPEPKEITPPRVPTLEKLDAPEPKLVEPQAAPPPAAAPATTEPQPAAPASQSASTPEPAAPQQSEAEKRLAAINDEPAIKELTGLISANPNDQAAFYKRGQLYAVKGAYPQAVRDFDDAIRLNPRDVEALNNRCWVKTILGELQAALKDCNDALQLRPNFVDALDSRGLVNLKSGQHTNAISDFSAALQLNPKLASSLYGRGLARQRSGAAAAGSRDIDAAKAIDPNIVGEFAGYGIR
- a CDS encoding caspase family protein; amino-acid sequence: MKRFLTIAAVIGWAMLALTPGQALAERRVALIVGNSNYSAVPQLPNPARDANAIAKLFKDAGFDTIETHLDVGNLDFKRAIRKFEDTAVDADIAVLFYAGHGIEIGGTNYLIPIDAKLASDRDAPDEAIPLDRLVLSADGARKLRVIILDACRDNPYAGKMRRESRAALRAVSSGLSKVEPSSTDTLIAYAAKAGSTAEDGDRDHSPFTAALLKHLTVPGLDLRLAFGRVKDEVMKSTSGRQEPFVYGSLGGGNYSLVAALPEGQSAVASISDVKTDYQLVEKVGTKGAWEVFLSNHKTGFYADLAREQLAKFAALEPAPVPQPPRGPSTRELLAWERVKDTSDIAALKTFVKQFPDSTLAVTAQHRIDILEQNARERDAAARAAREEAERKKAEAAAAKRREDEERRAAAAEAAQKAKAAEAERRAEEARRKAEEAARTKAAAEAEKLRQESERVARQAEAERKKAEAAAAEEAVCKTEGELFDAIVAKGSESTNVESLKRFAQTATCARIKPQITAKLEAWTINTPDLIKAAQTQLTRINCYTGEATGVMTDDTRSSLTKYLSLKKRARADSKVTEDLVAELSKQAAFTCPLVCPSGHTAQGATCVAVAKPVIKPAPQPAKPVAVRREPERKQQAQRRETPKQQPRQQQRQQASSSGGGGGRAATMIGVGF
- a CDS encoding OmpA family protein; this encodes MAPRAHVAKSMVLALLALGTVSGASMARDLTDQQIVDKLKTPKITRSLSSTTTAAPALNQNDVAFINRIRKTRSLSIADRQQVASMAKTRPAVDLEINFEYNSAAITPTAEPQLHSLGKALTSPELTGSIFLLGGHTDAKGSDGYNQSLSERRAETVKKFLMENYKIPTENLVSTGYGKSELKNKADPNAAENRRVQVVNMATQETASK